ATCCCGAGCTTCAACGTGCGGTGTTCACCGAACAGGGCTCGCGCGCCAACATCGTGGCGGCGAAGGCACAGGGGCGGCCGACGCTCAGCCTGCGTGGCACGGCTGAGCTCAGCGGCAAGGCGGTGCCCTACCATCTCCACGATCAGGATCAGGGCTATACCGGCGCCGTGGTGCTGAGCGTGCCGCTGACCGCCGGCGGGCTCGTCGCCTCGCAGATCCGCCAGGCCGAGGACCGCAACGGCTCGGACCGCTTCAAGATCGAGGCGGTACGCCGTGAGGTCGACCGCGCCGTGTCCTACGCCTGGAACCAGATGGTGACCGCCGGGCAGCAAGCCGACCTCCAGGACGAGCAGCGCCGCTTTGCCGAAACCCAGCTCGACGGCATGATCAACGAATATCGGGTCGGCCTGCGTTCGACCTTCGATGTGCTCTACGCCCAGCAGCAGCTTCGTGACGCGGAAGTGGCGCTGCTCGGGTCCGAGCGCGACCGTTATGTGTCGGCGGCGACACTGCTGCGCCAGGCTGGCCTGCTCGAGGCGCGCGCGATCATGACCGGCGTGCAACTCCACGATCCGGCGAAGCATCTGCGCGATGTCGAGCACAGGAACGCGGTCCCGTGGGACAGGCTGCTCGCCGCACTGGATAAGGCGGTCGCGCCGCGGGCGCGCCAGCGCACCCTCCAGCAACCCGGCATAAGCGGCGAGACGCCTGTTATCGTAGCGGCCAGCACCAGGCCCGCGCAGCCCAGCCTGTCGCGGTCGCTCCCGCATGTGCCGATCGCCGGAACGGTCGGCCGTTCCGTCCCAGTCGATCACCGGAAACTGCACTGATGAGCGAGGCCGATTCCCATCGTGTGGACGAAAACAGCGAAAGCGGCCTCGATGCGTTCGCGACCTTGCTCGCCATGCACCGCATCGCCGTCGATCCGGCCCAGCTGCGCCATGGCCTTGGTCATCATCAGGCGGTCAGTCCGCGAGACATCGTCCGGATCGCGCAGGGGCTGGACGGCGTGCGTGCCCGGTCACGCAACGCACGCTGGAAGGATCTCGAACGGATGCCGTTGCCGGCGCTTGCCAACGGCAGGCTCGGCTGGTTCCTGATCGGGCGCGTCGCCGGCGAGGAGATTCTGATCCAGCGCCCCGACCGCACGATCGGCAAGCTGACGCGCGCGGAGCTGGACGAGGTCTGGTCGGGCGAACTGGTATTGGTCACCACGCGCGAGAATGTCGGCCTGACACATCAGGCATTCGATTTTACCTGGTTCATCCCTCAAATCGTGCGCTACCGCAGCCTGATCGGCGAGGTGCTGCTGATCACGTTGGCACTGAACCTGCTGGGGCTTGCGGCGCCGCTCTTTTTCCAGAACGTCGTCGACAAGGTGCTGGTCCACGACACCATGTCGACATTGACCGTGCTCGCCATCGGCTTCGTCGGCGTGTCGACCTGGGAGACCGTGTTTGGTTGGCTCAGGACCAAGCTCTATTCCGAGACCAGCCAGAAACTCGATGTCGAACTGGGCGCCAAGCTGTTCCGCCATCTGCTGCACCTGCCGCTCAGCTATTTCGAGGCGCGGCGTGTCGGCGATACCGCGATGCGGGTGCGCCAGCTCGAAACGATCCGCGAATTTCTGACCAACGCGTCGCTGTCAGTGCTGGTCGACCCGGCCTTCACCATCGTCTTCCTGGTCGCGATGTGGATCTACTCGACCAAGCTGTTCGTCATCTCGGTGCTGACAATCCCCGCCTATATCGCCGTCGCGGTGCTGATCACCCGGCCGCTGCGCGCGCGGGTGAACGAGAAGTTCGAGCGCAGTGCCGCCAACAACGCGCTGCTGGTCGAAAGCATCGGCGGCATCCAGACGGTGAAAGCCAGTGCGGTCGAGCCGCAATGGCAAGATCGCTGGGAGCGCCAGCTGGCCGGCTATAGCGAGGCGAGCCAGCGGGTGATCAGCCTTGGCAACACGGGCAGCCAAGCGATCCAATATATCTCCAAGCTCAACATGGCGGCGATCCTCTATTTCGGGGCGCAGGCCGTAATCGCGCACAAGATGACGGTGGGTGGCCTCATCGCCTTCAACATGTTCGCGCAGCGCGTGTCGGGGCCGGTGATCCGGATGGCGCAGCTCTGGCAGGATTTTCAACAGGTCAAGATCGCGATCGAGCGGCTGGGCGACGTGCTCAACCAGCCCACCGAGCCCGGCGCGGGGAGCCGTACCGCGCTGCCCGCGATCAAGGGTGAAATCCGCTTCGAAAGCATCAAGTTCCGCTACGACCTCGAAGGTCCCTGGACGCTTGAGGATATCGACCTCGATATTGCCGCCGGGTCGACACTGGGCATTGTCGGTTCGTCGGGCTCGGGTAAGTCGACCCTGACCAAGCTCCTCCAGCGGCTCTATACGCCGGCTGGCGGACGCGTGCTCGTCGACGGTGTCGACGTCGGGCAGATCGATCCGGCCTGGCTGCGCCGCCAGATCGGCGTGGTGCTCCAGGAGAACCTGCTCTTCAATCGTTCGGTGCGGGAGAATATCGCGCTCGCCAATCCGGCGATGCCGCTGGAGGCGGTCAATGCCGCGGCGACGCTGGCCGGCGCGCACGAATTCATCGTGCGGATGCCGCAGGGCTATGACACGATCATCGAGGAGCGTGGCGCCAACCTGTCGGGCGGCCAGCGCCAGCGCCTCGCCATCGCCCGCGCGCTAGTCACGCAACCGCGCATCCTGATCTTCGACGAGGCGACCTCGGCGCTCGATGCGGAGAGCGAGGAGATCATCCAGGCCAATCTCAAGGCGATGGCGCAAGGCCGCACCGTGCTGATCATCGCGCATCGTCTGTCGGCGATCCGGCAATGCGACCGGATCATCACGCTGGAGAAGGGCCGGATCGTCGAGACCGGCAGTCATGACGAGCTGCTGCGCCTAGACGGCCGCTATGCCGATCTTCACCGCCGCCAGATGGGCGTCACGCACGGAGTTGCCGCATGAACGCGATTTCCCACCACTGGCGGGTCGCACGCGAAGCGCTCGTTCAGGAGAAGGCGCGCGCGAAAAGCGCTAGGCGCAGCGCAGACTCGCGCTTTCTACCGGCCGCTCTCGAGATCATCGAGCGTCCCGTGTCGCCGACAGGGCGGATCACGGCATGGGTGCTGCTCATTGGGCTTGTTGCTACGTTCGCCTGGCTGATCATCGGCAAGGTCGACATCGTCGCTTCCACGCAGGGTCGGATCATGCCGACCGATGATGTGAAGATGGTCCAGGCGTCTAACACAGGCATCGTAAGAGCTATCTACGTCCGTGACGGCGACGCGGTGAAGAAGGGGCAGCCGCTGATCGATCTCGATCCGACGGTGTCCACAGCAGACCAGACGCAGGCCGAAAAGGCGCTCCTGTCGGATGAGCTCGACGTTGCGCGCGATCGGGCGATTGCCGACGCGCTGTCTGGACGCGGCCTTCATTTTACGCCGCCTGGCGGTACGCCCGCCGACGTCGCAGATACCCAACGCCGCCTGATTACTGCCCAGGTAGCTGAGAGCGAAGCCTCGATGGCGGGCATGGCGGCGGCACGCGCTTCATCGCTTGCGGAAGCAGAAGCCGCGGCAGATCAGATCAGGACTTCCGACCAGACCTTGCCGGTCCTCGATCGCGAGCTCGAGGCGATGCATGGGCTGGAGGCCAAAGGGTACGCGCCCGGTCTCAAGCTTATGGAAATGGACCGCCAACGTCATTCGGAAGCGGGACAGCGCGATATCGCCGTTGCACAGCAGGCGAGGGGATTCGCCGATGCCCGCAAGTTCGGTCAGCAGCTCGCACAGACCCGCGAACAGGCGAGGCAGACGGCGCTTGCCGATCTGGCGAAAGCGCAGAGCCAGGCGATGCTTCGCAAGGAAGAGCTCACAAAAGCCCAGCAAAAGAGCCATCTTCAGCGCCTCGTGGCGCCGGTGGACGGAACAGTCCAGCAGCTCGCGGTGCACACCGTCGGCGGTGTCGTCGAGGCGGTTCGGCCTCTCATGATCGTGGTGCCCTACGGGGCACTGACCGTCGAAGCCAAGGTGCTCAACAAGGACGCCGGTTTCGTCCATCGTGGTCAGGACGTAGCAGTGAAGCTCGAAGCCTTCCCATTCACACGCTATGGGACGGTACCCGGCCGGATCGAAAGCGTCAGTACGGATTCGGTGGACGATAAGAAGCTTGGCCCTGTCTACACGGCGCGTGTGAATCTTCTGCGGTCGACTATCGACCGAGGCGATCGCGTCGTTCCTCTTGGCCCAGGCATGACCGTCACTGCCGATATTCGGACGGGCCGTCGCTCGATCATGAGTTATCTAATTAGTCCAATTGACAAGGCCCGCCTCGAAGCGGCGCGGGAGCGATAGGTTCATGCTGCACATTATAACTCATGGAGACGATCGATGACGGCAGAGCGTATAGAGAGCAGCCAGGCGCACACCGTCAGCCACATTTTTGGGGAGATTACGTGGCTGCTTTCTCAATCTTGGCAACATTCCGATCTCTTAGTCACCGATTTGAACTGGTTGGTGATGCCGCCAATCCTCAACCAACAATTTCACATTTTCAGAAAGGCCAAGCGTCCGGTCGGGGCGGCGCTCTGGGCGCTATTCGATTCGGAACGTCAGACTAAGCTTGAGGGGAAACTCAAGCTGCCAAGTTTTGATCTGGACCCCGGTGACTGGAAAACGGGAAACGATTTATGGCTCATCGCCCTCATCGCGCCGTTCGCTAATCCCGAAAACGGCGAAGCAGAGGTCATGCTCGCCGACCTGATTGCAGGTCCTTTCGCACAAAAGCCGTTTCGAATGATATATACCGATCCCGTAACGGGCCAGCGTTCAATCATAAGGGTAAGCGAAAACGCTAAAGAAGAGCTCGTCTATAGAATGAAAAAGCAAATCCTCGAAGCTGAGGATCAGCGGTGACAATCGCTCTCGCCCTTATTATTGCATTGCAAGCCGCAATCTTGCCGCAGAACGATGCGAGCCCTGAGGTGCTCCATCGTCAGCCGTTTGCCGTTATAGAGCGGTCGGCCAGCGGAGGAGACAAATATGCGCAATTCGAGCTTGCCGAGCGTTATGAAGCTGGAATCGGAGTCGACCGAAACGTCAAGAGAGCTATCTACTGGTATAGCAAGGCTGCGAAAACTATTGTCGTTCCGACGTATGTGTACTTGGGGCCCATAGGGAAGGCTTCGCGGGGACGCGCTATAGAGATCGGCCAACCGCAAATAAGGCCTGGGCTGCCTCAGGCTGCAGCGCGTTTGAGCGCCCTCGAACCCGGCCGGAAGGCACCAATCACGCCCGGTCTTGATATACCGGCCAACTCTCCTAGCTCGCAGCCGCTAAAAGGTCTCAGCCCACCCGCGTCTGAAATTCTCGTTGCCTCCGGAGTCGATTTGGCGGTCTTGATGGCGACGCCGCCAGAGAAACCAGTTCCATTGCGTATTGCGGGAATAGATGGTTTCGCATCGTACGACCGTAATAAGTGCGCCGCTGGTGAACTGGATATCCCGTCGAGTGAGTGCCACGTCAGTTCGATAAAATTTCAGGCGAACTTCCCAGTGAAGGTGTGCATCTCGATAGAGAAAGCAGAAATCTTTTTGGAGGCCCACGGTTGGCGCACTCCAGCGGAACGGTCAAGACCGAGTTTCCACATTGGCGCAAGTGGCGAGCCGAATTTGCCTCCAATCCAAGAGGTGTTTGTCGATAGGTTTGGCGATGCAATCAGCCTGTCTCCATACCTAAAAGCGTCATGCCTTAATCAAGCGAAACTCGATCTAGCTCACGAATAGGATACCGCCATGGCATTCAATACACAAGTTGAAGCGATGTTTCAGGCGCTGAAGGTTAGTTATCTGGCGTCGGGCGGATCGTTAGCCAACTTTACAGCGTTCTATAATTCGATCTCGGCAATCCCGTCTCTCGTGTCGCGGTTCAACGATGCCCAAGAGCAAGGCACACTCAAGTCCATAGCCTTTAGTCCTGCGAACGGCTTATCGAACTACTCGAACAATTATTTGCATTGGGATCCCCGCAATAAGTGGACCGGGGTTCCGGGAGCAACAACTGGAACGATCACATTCGATCCTTCTGCGTTGAGCGGCAACGGTACCACCGCGGCTGGGCAGCGCGATCTGACGGGCGCGTTTATTGCCGCTCACGAAATCGCCCATGCCATAAACGCCACCAATGCAAATAAGGACTATATCAGTCAACTAAACGCCGCGGCAACGTATCTCGCGGCTCAACCGCAAACACAACCTATAAATGTGACTCAACAGGTCGCATCAATTATGAATACTGAGTTCAACGAAGAGGCGCGTGCGAGCTTCAGCGCCTACAATGACTTAATCACTGCGTTGGGAAACGCAGGCCAGCCAGCGACGCCTGCAGAATTGCAAACGCTAGCGTCCTCAACAGGATATGCGAGTTATTTCATCAATAGCTCCACTGGCCTATTAGATACGTCCATTCCTGTGCAGGCCAACGGGTTAATTAGCCTTGATCCGACCAGCGTTGCTGCTGGCGCGGGGCTTATGCGCTCCAAGGAACCAGACGCTATCGACAACCATGCTGTGCAGTATGGCGTCGCGGCCCTTGCTTTCATGTGCGCGCAACCGAGCAACGCGGTTCTAACCATCGATTCGAACCAACTCGGCGTCTCGAATTCGAAGGTTAGCTTTTCAGACGCACTGCTCAAGTACATTGGCGACTTCAAAACGAACCAAGTAACCCAATGCGTAATCCGGGATACGGCAAGCGGGCAACAGGCCACGGTGAACACCTCCGCTGCGGGCGCTCCACGGATTGTAGTGCACGATCCCCTTGATCCGAACGGTCCGACGACGTCGGTCACGTGGGGCGATGACGACGCAGTTGATGGGGAGAACTCATATAATGACTCGGTGACGGCTACAGTCGATTCAAGCGGGAAAGTCATTGGCGTCACAATCGTAAAAGGTGGGATTGCAATCACCTTAACCGGCGATGATTTAGGGGCTGCCGCAGCTCAGATCGCTGATCTCGTCTCGAAATCATCAAACGCGAGCCCCGAACTCCAGTATGGTGATATTTCTGAGCTATTTGAGATGGACAGCAACGTTACTGGTGGCGGAGTAACGTCTCAAATCGATGCCGACCTTCTCTCAGCCAGACTAGATGATCAAGGAAACCTGGTTTTATCGGGCCATACAACTAAGCTTCTAACCTTCGATCCGCGCAGCAGTGTCGGTCGCTTCGCAGTTAGTGCCGGCCAAGACGAGTATGGTCGGGATATTTCGCAAGAGTGGGACGTGGACCTACAAGACGGGTCACATTCCTATACCGGGATAACTCAGACATCTGATGGTGATGTAACTGTTACTAAAGACCCAAATGGCCCAACAACGATCCGCCTTACCGATTCGCCAGTTAAGATCGACTTTGTTGACGCCGCTGAGATCCTCGCTAACACATTCGGTCGCTACATTGCGGGGGATAATTTACTTACCCAGACGGTCACATCCGCCGCATTGAAGACGGTAGCCGATAACTTCGGTGATGTCCTCAATTCTGTTGCTTTTGATGGCGGCACCGCGACCTCCAATAATCTGGCACACGCTTTCGATGGCCTTGGCGAGGAGTTTGTAGCGAATTTGCGGGACGCTGGAATCGGCGCTGTGAGTTCGTATCTGAGTGCGCAGCTCGTCGATGCTATCGGTATTCACGGTTTGCCTGGGCAGTTTCTGAATACAGAGGCGAGCCAAGTTATTGACACGATCCTCAAAAACGCGGCGGACGGCAACTACATATTTAAAGGGCTAAGCGCGACGAGCCTCGAGAACACCGCGGGAGCATTTGTCGGTACGGAGCTTGCGAATACGATTGCCGACTGGGACGAGGTTGGCGAACAGATCGGGGCTCAGATCGGAAGCGCCATCGGTGCTACGATCGGTACTGCGATCCCAATTCCCTTTCTGGGCTCCGCGATTGGAGCATTTTTCGGTGATTTGATCGGAGGTCTTATCGGCGGCCTCTTCACGGGCAAGCCGGAGTCCGGCGCGATCGTTGGCTTCGATGCGGTGAGTGGGACATTTGAGGTTCAAGACGTTTGGAAGAAGGACGGCGGCAAAAAGGCCGTCGCACGTCAGCTCGGGAATTCCGCGGCCTTGACGCTCGATGGCATCATTCAAACGATTGGCGGCGAGCTGTTGAACGGTAGCAGCGTGGATGCCGGTTCCTATGGCATGCGTGCGAAGTCCTACGTCTATTGGGAGGACGGCACCGCGAGCGACAATCGCATGAAGTTCACGTCGGCCTCTGACCTGGTCCAGTATGGCGTCATGCAAGCGGCCCGGCAGATGCAATTTCTCGGGGGCGACATTTACGAGAAACGCGCGTTCTACAATACCTTGGCTCAACCCCTGCAGACGAGCACAGTGGCAGACGCCGATCCACTCAATGAGGGCGGCGATTTGACTAAAGTCGATTTTGGAATGAGTACCCTGCTCGGCAATCTCGACGTAGCTAATCGCCTGAAAACCTATCTGAATAATTCCGCATCGATTAATGCACTCATTGCTGCTGAGCCGGATTCGGTGTTTGCTTCGGAGTGGTTGCTGACGCTTTCCCAGGCGAGCGACCTAGGGTTGCTTAAGCGGAACACGCATGATTGGGATGGTGGCTTCTCGTATCTGCTCGAGCAGGGTGGTATCGACGCCCGGACGGTGGGTTTCGAGTTCGATGCCTTAACGCGTGCTGGTAACGGCGAGCGCGTAATGACGCTAGATGGGGCAGTTCTCGAAGATACTGTCGACAGCGGCTCGAAGACCGTCATCCAAGGCTCCAGTTCGGACGACGTGATAACGGCTACGTCCGGAGGCACGCGAGACGGTGCTACTCAAGACTCGTCTTATCATATCTCGAACGTTTTTCATGGGGGCGGCGGCGACGATATCATCCGGGCCGGGGACACGGGTGATGATCTGTTCGGCGACAGTGGAAACGATATTGTCGTCGGAGGCGCACTCGACGACTGGTTGTTTGGTGGCGACGGGAATGACGTCCTTGATGCCGGCGGCGGAAGCGGTAACTTACTCTCCGGCGGTGCAGGTGACGATCATCTCCTGGGCGCCGACGGCGTTTCATCGGATCCGATGAACAGCGGGTCCGATTGGCTCGAGGGCGGGTCGGGAGACGACGTGCTCCAGGCGCGTGGCGGCGACGACTATCTCGAAGGTGGGCAGGGCAACGATACGATCGATGGCGGAGCGGGCAACGATACCGTTATCTTCCGAAAGGAGGATGGGCACGATCAGCTAAACGATTCTGGAACATCTACGACTGAACATGATGTTCTTGATTTCGGTGATGGGATTGCTGCGTCTGATATAACCGTGGTTGCACATTCCGCTGGCGTGGATTTGTCGCTGCTCGTCGGAGGGACCTCTTCCGGTGACCGGATCGACATGCGCGGTGCGGTGACCAACCTCGGGGAAGGCATCGAGGAGGTCAGTTTCACCAATGGTGACTGGAGCAAGAGCGATCTCGCCTCTCACACGACCTATGCCGAGACAGCTGGAAACACGATTCAGGGGACTTCGGCCGACGAAACCCTCAAAGGCACCGTCTACGACGACACACTCAATGGCGGCGGCGGCCACGATAGCCTGTCGGGCGGCGATGGCTCGGACACCTATCTGTTCAATCTAGGAGATGGCGAGGTCACGGTCGACGACGTCGGTTCGGCGGTCGATGTCGACACGGTGGTGTTCGGCGCCGGCATTACCGTCTCCGACATCTCTGTCAGCTACGACCCGGCCAATCCGACAGATATCATCCTTACGATCGGCTCCAACGGCGACAAGCTGACGCTCAAGCATCAGGACGTGACTGATGGCGCGCGGTCGATCGAGGAGCTTCGCTTCGCCGACGGCATCAGCCTGACGCTCCGCGACCTCTACAATATCGGGACCGGACCCAGCTTCGCGGGCGCGGTCAAGGACACGGCCAGCGTCGCTTGGGATCATGATCTGGGTGGCGGCGACGGGGCCGATACGTACAGCTATGCCGTTGGTGACGGGAATGTCCGCATCAGCGACAGCTACTCGAGCTGGAACGACACGCTCGTGTTCGGCGCGGGCATCCGCGCCGAAGATCTGGTCGTCACCCACGATCCCCAGAATAGCGGCAACGTCTGGATCCGTTTTGCAAACCACACAGGGTCGATCCTGCTCAATGGCCAAGATTCCGGCGGAGGAACGGGCGTCGAGCAGATTCAGTTCACTGACGGCACCGTCTGGGATCGTGCGGCCCTGAGTCAGGCCAGTGTCGACCGTGCGGGCACTGGCGGTAACGACACGATCTTCGACGGCGCGTCCGCCACGATCATCGCGGCGGGGGCTGGCGATGATATCGTCTATGCCGGCGACGGAGACGACACGATTACCGGAGGCCTCGGCGACGACGACCTCCACGGTGGCGTCGGGAGCGATACCTACGTCTACAATCTGGGCGATGGCAACGACCGCATAACGGAAGGCTATTGGGACGGCGGCAATGACACGCTGGCCTTCGGCGCCGGCATCACGCCCGCCGACCTGATCCTCACACGTGACGTGCTCGACCCGCGTAACGTGCTGATCCGCTTTGTTGGCCACGACGGCTCGATCGTGCTCGAAGATCAAAGCGATGGCGCCAACGCCGGCGTCGAGCAGATCCGCTTCGCCGACGGCACGGTCTGGGATCGCGCCGCGATCGACGCGAGCTTGGTCGGGCAGGCCCTGTCCAGCCAGAGCGACATCGTGCGCGATGGCTATTTCGGCGACACCATCGTTGCGGGCGACGGTAACGACGTCGTCTATGCCGATCGCGGCAACGACACGATCACTGGCGGCAAGGGCGACGACGACCTCTACGGCGGGACCGACAGTGACACCTACATCTACAATCTCGTCGATGGGAACGACCGCATCACAGAAGGCTATTGGGATGGCGGCGTCGATACGCTCTCCCTGGGCGCCGGTATCGCGCCCGGCGATCTGATCCTCACCCGTGACGTGCTCGATCCGCGCAACGTACTGATCCGCTTCACCGGCCACGATGGCTCGATCATCCTCGAGGACCAGGGCGACGGCGCCAACGCCGGCATCGAGCAGATCCAGTTCGCCGATGGTACTGTTTGGGATCGTGCGACGCTCGACGCGCAGATCATCGCGCAAGAGCTTTCGAGCGGCAATGACATCATCCGCGACGAGTATTTTGGCAACACCATCGACGCAGGCGCCGGCAACGACGTCGTCTATACCGACCGCGGCAACGACACGATCACCGGCGGAACGGGTGACGACGACCTCTACGGCGGGACCGACAGCGACACCTATATCTACAATCTCGGTGACGGTAACGACCGCATCACCGAGGGCTATTGGGATGGCGGCACCGACACGCTGCAGTTCGGTACGGGGATCGCGCCGGCCGACCTGATCGTCAGCCGCGATGTGCAGGACCCGCGCAATGTGCTCATCCGCTTCGCCGGGCACGACGGCTCGATCATACTGGAGGATCAGGGCGACGGCGCCAACGCCGGTGTCGAGCAGATCCAGTTCGCCGATGGTACGGTTTGGGATCGTGCGATGCTCGACGCGCAGATCATTGCGCAGCAGGTCTCAAGCGGCAATGACATCATCCGCGACGAATATTTCGGCAACGTGATCGATGCCGGCGCCGGCAATGATGTGGTCTATGCCGATCGCGGCAACGACACGATCACCGGCGGCACGGGTGACGACGACCTCTACGGCGGCACCGACAGCGACACCTATGTCTACAACCTAGGTGACGGCAACGACCGCATCACCGAAGGTTATTGGGATGGCGGCGTCGACACGCTGTCATTCGGCGTCGGTATCTTGCCAGGGGATCTGATTCTCAGCCGCGACGTGCTGGATCCGCGCAATGTCCTGATCCGCTTCGCTGGCCATGACGGCTCGATCATCCTTGAGGATCAGGGCGACGGCGCCAATGCCGGCATCGAGCAGATCCAGTTCGCCGACGGCACGA
This genomic window from Sphingomonas abietis contains:
- a CDS encoding tetratricopeptide repeat protein; this encodes MTIALALIIALQAAILPQNDASPEVLHRQPFAVIERSASGGDKYAQFELAERYEAGIGVDRNVKRAIYWYSKAAKTIVVPTYVYLGPIGKASRGRAIEIGQPQIRPGLPQAAARLSALEPGRKAPITPGLDIPANSPSSQPLKGLSPPASEILVASGVDLAVLMATPPEKPVPLRIAGIDGFASYDRNKCAAGELDIPSSECHVSSIKFQANFPVKVCISIEKAEIFLEAHGWRTPAERSRPSFHIGASGEPNLPPIQEVFVDRFGDAISLSPYLKASCLNQAKLDLAHE
- a CDS encoding TolC family outer membrane protein; its protein translation is MLRGYRALAAPALALVLAAPVGAETLADAIALAYRTNPTLESGRYDLRATDEGLVQARSQLRPSAELDVTGTYARTVEGRTSQRANPSGPEAFDRNSNQAEVVLTQPIYTGGRATAARQSAIAAIRSGRETLRGAEGDLLLSVITAYVDVRRYAAALGVWHASVDDLEKLTREIDARKIAGEVTLTDVAQAQAQLSIARQQVVATEQALEAARTDYAALVGRDPGDLAEEPTLPNLPLRVEDAFELAERQNPELQRAVFTEQGSRANIVAAKAQGRPTLSLRGTAELSGKAVPYHLHDQDQGYTGAVVLSVPLTAGGLVASQIRQAEDRNGSDRFKIEAVRREVDRAVSYAWNQMVTAGQQADLQDEQRRFAETQLDGMINEYRVGLRSTFDVLYAQQQLRDAEVALLGSERDRYVSAATLLRQAGLLEARAIMTGVQLHDPAKHLRDVEHRNAVPWDRLLAALDKAVAPRARQRTLQQPGISGETPVIVAASTRPAQPSLSRSLPHVPIAGTVGRSVPVDHRKLH
- a CDS encoding toxin-activating lysine-acyltransferase; amino-acid sequence: MTAERIESSQAHTVSHIFGEITWLLSQSWQHSDLLVTDLNWLVMPPILNQQFHIFRKAKRPVGAALWALFDSERQTKLEGKLKLPSFDLDPGDWKTGNDLWLIALIAPFANPENGEAEVMLADLIAGPFAQKPFRMIYTDPVTGQRSIIRVSENAKEELVYRMKKQILEAEDQR
- a CDS encoding type I secretion system permease/ATPase, with translation MSEADSHRVDENSESGLDAFATLLAMHRIAVDPAQLRHGLGHHQAVSPRDIVRIAQGLDGVRARSRNARWKDLERMPLPALANGRLGWFLIGRVAGEEILIQRPDRTIGKLTRAELDEVWSGELVLVTTRENVGLTHQAFDFTWFIPQIVRYRSLIGEVLLITLALNLLGLAAPLFFQNVVDKVLVHDTMSTLTVLAIGFVGVSTWETVFGWLRTKLYSETSQKLDVELGAKLFRHLLHLPLSYFEARRVGDTAMRVRQLETIREFLTNASLSVLVDPAFTIVFLVAMWIYSTKLFVISVLTIPAYIAVAVLITRPLRARVNEKFERSAANNALLVESIGGIQTVKASAVEPQWQDRWERQLAGYSEASQRVISLGNTGSQAIQYISKLNMAAILYFGAQAVIAHKMTVGGLIAFNMFAQRVSGPVIRMAQLWQDFQQVKIAIERLGDVLNQPTEPGAGSRTALPAIKGEIRFESIKFRYDLEGPWTLEDIDLDIAAGSTLGIVGSSGSGKSTLTKLLQRLYTPAGGRVLVDGVDVGQIDPAWLRRQIGVVLQENLLFNRSVRENIALANPAMPLEAVNAAATLAGAHEFIVRMPQGYDTIIEERGANLSGGQRQRLAIARALVTQPRILIFDEATSALDAESEEIIQANLKAMAQGRTVLIIAHRLSAIRQCDRIITLEKGRIVETGSHDELLRLDGRYADLHRRQMGVTHGVAA
- a CDS encoding HlyD family type I secretion periplasmic adaptor subunit, encoding MNAISHHWRVAREALVQEKARAKSARRSADSRFLPAALEIIERPVSPTGRITAWVLLIGLVATFAWLIIGKVDIVASTQGRIMPTDDVKMVQASNTGIVRAIYVRDGDAVKKGQPLIDLDPTVSTADQTQAEKALLSDELDVARDRAIADALSGRGLHFTPPGGTPADVADTQRRLITAQVAESEASMAGMAAARASSLAEAEAAADQIRTSDQTLPVLDRELEAMHGLEAKGYAPGLKLMEMDRQRHSEAGQRDIAVAQQARGFADARKFGQQLAQTREQARQTALADLAKAQSQAMLRKEELTKAQQKSHLQRLVAPVDGTVQQLAVHTVGGVVEAVRPLMIVVPYGALTVEAKVLNKDAGFVHRGQDVAVKLEAFPFTRYGTVPGRIESVSTDSVDDKKLGPVYTARVNLLRSTIDRGDRVVPLGPGMTVTADIRTGRRSIMSYLISPIDKARLEAARER